Proteins found in one Actinokineospora alba genomic segment:
- a CDS encoding HD domain-containing protein codes for MFTVDDAIRIARDAHEGQVDKSGRPYIGHPLRVMQNVDGEYERMTAVLHDVIEDTEVTAADLVAQGCPPEVVAAVVAISKVAGEDQETYLGRVAANPIALAVKFADIADNTSPDRLAKLDEHTQRRLRAKYTAALAFLGAS; via the coding sequence ATGTTCACCGTCGATGACGCCATCCGGATCGCCCGCGACGCGCACGAGGGCCAGGTCGACAAGTCCGGCCGACCCTACATCGGGCATCCCTTGCGGGTGATGCAAAACGTCGACGGCGAGTACGAGCGGATGACCGCCGTGCTGCACGACGTCATCGAGGACACCGAGGTGACCGCGGCGGATCTCGTGGCGCAAGGTTGTCCGCCCGAGGTGGTCGCGGCCGTCGTCGCGATCAGCAAGGTGGCGGGCGAGGACCAGGAGACCTACCTGGGCCGGGTCGCGGCCAACCCGATCGCGCTGGCGGTCAAGTTCGCCGACATCGCCGACAACACCTCTCCCGACCGACTCGCCAAGCTCGACGAGCACACCCAGCGCAGGCTGCGCGCCAAGTACACGGCCGCGCTGGCCTTCCTCGGCGCCTCCTAG